GAAGTTAATACAATTACTGTATTTTCTGCCAAATCATTATCATCTAAATACTTTAAAACACGACCAATATTATCATCAACAGATTTAACACAAGCTAAATAATCTTTTATATATGTTTGATATCTCCATTTTTTGCCTTCTTCTACAGACAAATTCTTTGGCTGAACTATTTCGCCAGGTTTTGCTCCATAAAATTCCCATTTTAGTTTTTCCTTTCCTTTTAATTCTTTTGGAGTTTCCAATTTCATATCTCTTCGTGAAAAATAATCCATTGTCATTTCAGCATCACCTGCAGTTAATTCCCTCCCTTTATAATCATCATTAAAAGTAGCTGGATAAGGCATTTCTATATCATCCCAAAGTTTTTCATATTTTGTGTCAGGTTCCCAAGGTCTATGAGGCGCTTTGTATTGCAAAACCATTAAAAAAGGAGCTTTTTGATTACGATCTTTTTCTAACCAATTCATTGCAAAATCTGTACTTAGATTTGTAGAGTATCCTTTTTCTTTAACATCTTTTCCATTTTCATTAAAAACAGGATTCCAATACATACCTTGCTGACCTGCTGAGTTATGATACTTAAAAGTATCAAAACCCTGAGGTTCTGTACCTAAATGCCATTTACCAAATAAACTAGTTTGATATCCATTTTTTTGAAATTCTTGTGGGAAAGTCCATTTTGTTTGGTCAAACTTCCCTCCTCTTTCATTTTTGTAATACCCATTTAAATTACTATAATTACCTGTAAGAATTGCTGCTCTAGCAGGTCCACAAATAGCATTTGTAGTTAAAACATCTTGAAAAAGCATACCTTCATTTGCAAGCCTATCAATATTTGGCGTTGGAGCAATATCTTTATAAATACCTCCATAAGCACTAATTGCTTGTGTCGTTAAATCATCAGCCATAATGTAAATAACATTAGGTCTTTCTTTGATGGTTTTATTTTGAGAAATCTTATTTATTGTTTTATTTCCACAATAAGATAAAACGAATAAAGCCGTAACAATGGCGAAAGAAATAGGAATATATTTTTTTATTTTGATCATTTTAGTGCTCTAGTTTTATATCACCTTTAGAAATTAAAATAGTCTCTTTTAAGTTTTTTGAAGAAGATGAATTACCTGTCATAATTGTAAATTCTCCAGGTTCAATAACAAAATTGTAGTCTTTATCATACATTGCTAAACTACTTGCTGTTATGTTTAATGAAACTATTTTAGATTCACCTGGTTTTAGTGAAATCCTTTTATATGCTTTTAACTCTTTTACAGGTCTTGTAAATGAGCTTACATTATCTCTTATATATAATTGTACTATTTCATCTCCTGTAACTTTTCCAATATTTGTAACTTTTACTTTAGCAGTAATAACATCATTCTTATTGGTGAAAATTTCTTTTGATAAAATTGGTTTTTCAAAATGGAATTTTGTGTAACTCAAACCAAAACCAAATGGGTATAGAGGGGTTTTAAGTTCTGTATTATATTTATGGATAAAATTAGTTGGCTTATGATTATAAACCATTTGTAATTGACCTACAGATCTTGGAATTGTTAACGGTAATTTTCCTGAAGGATTCATATCTCCAAACAATATTTCTGCCGTTGCTTGTCCTGCAAAAGCTCCAGTTTCCCAAGTATTTAGAACTGCAATTGCTTTTTCTTCTAATAAAGGTTCTGCAATTGGACTTCCACTTACGTAAACTACAATAACAGGTTTGCCTGTTGCTAACATTTTTTTAGCTAAACTCATCTGGTTTCCAGATAATTTTAATGTAGCTCTATCTACATTTTCGCCTGTAGTTTTTCTTCTAGCATCGTGACGAAAAGAATTTTCACCTAAAACCAATACAATAATATCAGATTTTTTTGCTTTCTTTTCTGCTTCAAGAATTTTAGAATTTGTTATTTCTTTAGATCGATTTCCAGAATCGTAATACTTAATTTTGTAACCATATTTTTTTCCGAGGTCAGAAATTCCTTCTACCATCGTAATAATATTTTCTTCTGGTTGCGGTTTAACCCAATCTCCTAAAGTTGTATGGTTGTTTGCATTTGGACCTGTAATAAAAATAGTTTTTCCATTTCCATTTTGAGAAATTGGTAAAAAACTGGTGTTATTTTGTTGTAAAACAATTCCTTTTCTAGCTTGTTCTAAAGCCGTTTTTTGATGCGCTTTTTTAAAATTTATTTTTTTAGCCTTTTCTATATCCACAAAAGGTTTTTCAAATAACCCTAATTTAAACTTAGCTTCTAATATTTTGTAGCAAGCATCATTTACTCTTTGTTCTGAAACTTTACCTTCTTTAACCAATTCTAAAAGATGTTCATCAAAAAAAGGGCCATGCATGTTCATATCCATTCCTGCATTTACAGAAAATTCAATAGCTTGTTTAAAATCTTTTGCTACGTGATGCCAATTAGCAATTCTAGAAATATCGTTCCAATCACTTACATAAAAGCCATCAAAATTCCATCGATTTCGCAAAACATCAGTCATCATAAAAGAATCCATATGTCCAGGTAAACCAGCAACTTCATTATGAGCTGTCATAATTGAAAAAACATTCGCTTCTTTTACTGCACATTTATAAGGTGGTAAGAAAATTTCGAACAGTGTTCTTTTAGAAACATCTGTTGGTGCAGCGTTTAAACCATTAATAGAAGAACTACCAGCAATTAAATGTTTAGCACAAGCTATTACATTATCTTCTCCGTTAAAATCATCAGATTGTAAACCTTTTATAGTTGCAACTCCCATATTTCCAACCAAGAAAGGATCTTCTCCAAAAGTTTCTCCTGTTCTTCCCCATCTAGGGTCTCTTAATACATCAATATTTGGGGTAAAAGACCAATGCATTCCATTGGCTCTCATTTCTAACGCAGTTTGTCTACTACCTTCTTTTATTAAATCATCAGAAAATGTTGCTGCTTGTGAAATTGGAGAAGGGTAAATTGTAGCTCCTTTTACCAATCCATTTCCATGAATTGCATCAATACCTATTAATAATGGTATTTTTAAAGGAGATTCTAATGCTAA
The window above is part of the Polaribacter sp. SA4-12 genome. Proteins encoded here:
- a CDS encoding glycoside hydrolase family 3 N-terminal domain-containing protein, which codes for MLDKIFLQVILITILLSSCSSKETSNFSSAIYLEKTQTVEERINDLMSRMTIEDKVYQMCQYVGLEHMKKAETKLSKKELDKNDAQGYYPGLNSDSIAKRITQGKIGSFLHVLTAKEANYLQELALESPLKIPLLIGIDAIHGNGLVKGATIYPSPISQAATFSDDLIKEGSRQTALEMRANGMHWSFTPNIDVLRDPRWGRTGETFGEDPFLVGNMGVATIKGLQSDDFNGEDNVIACAKHLIAGSSSINGLNAAPTDVSKRTLFEIFLPPYKCAVKEANVFSIMTAHNEVAGLPGHMDSFMMTDVLRNRWNFDGFYVSDWNDISRIANWHHVAKDFKQAIEFSVNAGMDMNMHGPFFDEHLLELVKEGKVSEQRVNDACYKILEAKFKLGLFEKPFVDIEKAKKINFKKAHQKTALEQARKGIVLQQNNTSFLPISQNGNGKTIFITGPNANNHTTLGDWVKPQPEENIITMVEGISDLGKKYGYKIKYYDSGNRSKEITNSKILEAEKKAKKSDIIVLVLGENSFRHDARRKTTGENVDRATLKLSGNQMSLAKKMLATGKPVIVVYVSGSPIAEPLLEEKAIAVLNTWETGAFAGQATAEILFGDMNPSGKLPLTIPRSVGQLQMVYNHKPTNFIHKYNTELKTPLYPFGFGLSYTKFHFEKPILSKEIFTNKNDVITAKVKVTNIGKVTGDEIVQLYIRDNVSSFTRPVKELKAYKRISLKPGESKIVSLNITASSLAMYDKDYNFVIEPGEFTIMTGNSSSSKNLKETILISKGDIKLEH
- a CDS encoding sulfatase family protein, with protein sequence MIKIKKYIPISFAIVTALFVLSYCGNKTINKISQNKTIKERPNVIYIMADDLTTQAISAYGGIYKDIAPTPNIDRLANEGMLFQDVLTTNAICGPARAAILTGNYSNLNGYYKNERGGKFDQTKWTFPQEFQKNGYQTSLFGKWHLGTEPQGFDTFKYHNSAGQQGMYWNPVFNENGKDVKEKGYSTNLSTDFAMNWLEKDRNQKAPFLMVLQYKAPHRPWEPDTKYEKLWDDIEMPYPATFNDDYKGRELTAGDAEMTMDYFSRRDMKLETPKELKGKEKLKWEFYGAKPGEIVQPKNLSVEEGKKWRYQTYIKDYLACVKSVDDNIGRVLKYLDDNDLAENTVIVLTSDQGFYLGDHGFFDKRFIYEESLRMPFIVKYPKKVKAGSINENIITNIDFAPTLLDLANIETSVSMQGKSFQPILFGNTPNDWQQSMYYHYYEFPYWHHVQPHYGIRTERYTLAHFYHNIDVWELYDLKKDPKQINNSINDPQYTNVVSKLKLELKGLMKKYQNNKPLEDFRNITNTDFGSIVEGKKGEPSVQDIITNKKK